Proteins co-encoded in one Kocuria flava genomic window:
- a CDS encoding 2-keto-4-pentenoate hydratase: protein MLDHDTHVAIADELHRAGLDRTPVPLLTQRHPQMEIEDSYAVQRIWAQRQEEAGRRKAGHKIGLTSKAMQDATGIDEPDYGVIFDDQVVESGHVYEWARYTHPRIEMELAFVLKEDLAGPGVNLFDVLRATEYVVPALEVLDSRIEMQGRTIVDTISDNAALGSMVIGGRPVAPDAVDLRWVAGALSRNEEIVETGVACGVLNHPANGVHWLANRIAGHGDRLEAGEIVLAGSFTRPMWVHAGDTVHADYGKLGTVTCRFV, encoded by the coding sequence ATGCTGGACCACGACACGCACGTGGCGATCGCCGACGAGCTGCACCGGGCCGGGCTGGACCGCACCCCCGTGCCGCTGCTGACCCAGCGCCACCCGCAGATGGAGATCGAGGACTCCTACGCGGTGCAGCGGATCTGGGCGCAGCGCCAGGAGGAGGCCGGCCGGCGCAAGGCCGGCCACAAGATCGGCCTGACCTCCAAGGCCATGCAGGACGCCACCGGCATCGACGAGCCCGACTACGGGGTGATCTTCGACGACCAGGTGGTCGAGTCCGGCCACGTCTACGAGTGGGCGCGGTACACCCACCCGCGCATCGAGATGGAGCTGGCCTTCGTGCTCAAGGAGGACCTGGCCGGCCCCGGGGTGAACCTCTTCGACGTGCTGCGCGCCACCGAGTACGTGGTCCCGGCCCTGGAGGTGCTCGACTCCCGCATCGAGATGCAGGGCCGGACCATCGTCGACACCATCTCGGACAACGCCGCCCTCGGCTCCATGGTCATCGGCGGCCGCCCGGTCGCCCCCGACGCCGTGGACCTGCGCTGGGTCGCCGGGGCGCTCTCGCGCAACGAGGAGATCGTCGAGACCGGGGTCGCCTGCGGCGTGCTGAACCACCCGGCCAACGGGGTGCACTGGCTGGCCAACCGGATCGCCGGGCACGGCGACCGCCTGGAGGCCGGGGAGATCGTCCTCGCCGGCTCCTTCACCCGGCCCATGTGGGTCCACGCCGGGGACACCGTCCACGCCGACTACGGGAAGCTGGGGACCGTCACGTGCCGATTCGTCTAG
- a CDS encoding HpcH/HpaI aldolase family protein, translated as MPIRLELPPSLKDLFTETARAERGGRAAAGMFVCSGDPTVTEICASAGLDYLLIDAEHAPLGLETVQAQLRAAAGHGAVPVVRLPGLDEVLVKQYLDLGAQSLVVPMVNSAADAEAAVRAVHYPPRGVRGVGSALARSARWNRVPDYLERAADLLTLVVQVESAAAVAAAARIAAVDGVDGVFVGPSDLAASMGLLGRQTHPDVVAAVKDVIAAVRRTGKFVGVNAFVPDQAQDYLDAGADFVNVGADVALLARGTEALADAWCAPAEPGAAPRGSY; from the coding sequence GTGCCGATTCGTCTAGAGCTCCCGCCGAGCCTCAAGGACCTGTTCACCGAGACCGCCCGCGCCGAGCGCGGCGGACGCGCGGCGGCCGGGATGTTCGTCTGCTCGGGGGACCCCACCGTGACCGAGATCTGCGCCTCGGCCGGGCTGGACTACCTGCTGATCGACGCCGAGCACGCGCCGCTGGGCCTGGAGACGGTCCAGGCGCAGCTGCGGGCCGCGGCCGGCCACGGCGCCGTCCCGGTGGTCCGGCTCCCCGGCCTGGACGAGGTCCTGGTCAAGCAGTACCTCGACCTCGGCGCCCAGTCCCTCGTGGTGCCCATGGTCAACAGCGCGGCCGACGCCGAGGCCGCCGTGCGCGCCGTGCACTACCCGCCGCGCGGGGTGCGCGGGGTGGGCTCGGCGCTCGCCCGCTCGGCCCGGTGGAACCGGGTCCCCGACTACCTCGAGCGCGCCGCCGACCTGCTCACCCTCGTGGTGCAGGTCGAGAGCGCGGCCGCGGTCGCGGCGGCCGCGCGGATCGCCGCGGTGGACGGGGTGGACGGCGTCTTCGTCGGGCCCTCGGACCTCGCGGCCTCCATGGGCCTGCTCGGCCGGCAGACCCACCCCGACGTGGTGGCCGCCGTCAAGGACGTCATCGCCGCCGTGCGGCGGACCGGGAAGTTCGTGGGGGTCAACGCCTTCGTGCCCGACCAGGCCCAGGACTACCTCGACGCCGGCGCCGACTTCGTCAACGTGGGCGCCGACGTCGCCCTGCTGGCCCGCGGGACCGAGGCGCTCGCCGACGCCTGGTGCGCCCCGGCGGAGCCGGGCGCCGCCCCGCGCGGGTCCTACTGA
- a CDS encoding Gfo/Idh/MocA family oxidoreductase has protein sequence MQRFALIGAGFIGSVHAQSLAAHPGVDLRCVYDLDPARAAHVSAAHGARPARSLEEAFDPAQVDAVFIASSTDTHAAHLRRAADAGIAALVEKPIDLDLAHAKDVVAHVEAAGIPAMVDFNRRFDRDHASLKRVVDSGELGEIALVQLTSRGPSLPPIEYLKVSGGQMRDQTVHFFDLARWLTGADPVEVHVMGSALSDPQVADIGDVDTSIATLRLPGGALVQIDSVRHTGYGYDERLEVLGSAGMAESGRMRAGNLTRFAGPTATSEGLHPGWFERVQPTYAAALAAFVTALEENTPPPVTLRDGLRAQAIAEAATLSLRTGQPQTITY, from the coding sequence ATGCAGCGCTTCGCTCTGATCGGCGCCGGATTCATCGGCTCCGTCCACGCCCAGAGTCTCGCAGCCCACCCCGGAGTGGATCTCCGCTGCGTCTACGATCTCGACCCCGCCCGGGCAGCACATGTCTCCGCGGCCCACGGCGCCCGCCCCGCCCGCTCCCTGGAGGAGGCCTTCGATCCTGCTCAGGTGGACGCCGTGTTCATCGCGTCCTCGACCGACACCCACGCCGCGCACCTCCGCCGCGCCGCCGACGCCGGGATCGCCGCCCTCGTCGAGAAGCCGATCGACCTCGACCTCGCCCACGCCAAAGACGTCGTCGCCCATGTCGAGGCCGCCGGCATTCCCGCGATGGTGGACTTCAACCGGCGCTTCGACCGCGACCACGCCTCCCTCAAGCGCGTGGTCGACTCCGGGGAGCTCGGGGAGATCGCGCTCGTCCAGCTCACCTCCCGCGGCCCGTCGCTGCCGCCGATCGAGTACCTGAAGGTCTCGGGTGGGCAGATGCGCGATCAGACCGTGCACTTCTTCGACCTCGCCCGCTGGCTCACCGGCGCCGACCCGGTCGAAGTGCACGTGATGGGCTCAGCACTGTCCGATCCCCAAGTCGCCGACATCGGCGACGTCGACACCTCTATCGCGACCCTGCGCCTGCCCGGCGGGGCCCTGGTGCAGATCGACAGCGTGCGCCACACCGGCTACGGCTACGACGAACGCCTCGAAGTGCTCGGATCGGCCGGCATGGCCGAATCCGGCCGCATGCGCGCCGGCAACCTCACCCGCTTCGCCGGCCCCACCGCCACGAGCGAGGGCCTGCACCCCGGGTGGTTCGAGCGGGTCCAGCCCACCTACGCCGCCGCACTGGCGGCGTTCGTGACAGCCCTCGAGGAGAACACGCCCCCACCCGTCACCCTGCGCGACGGACTGCGCGCCCAGGCCATCGCCGAGGCCGCCACCCTCTCACTGCGCACCGGACAGCCACAGACGATCACCTACTGA
- a CDS encoding iron transporter — protein MPQHRPLAVTAALAALLLAGCGAEEAQAPAPGTTTAAPTTTTPAAEGTAPAGEVPQGVAAQYAVLDEEVAAEGGRTSSGDWEVAYIVEPAEAWFETTGGEPTRRAPAEGETHHLEIIPIDAATGRIVPDVPVRLEVLDENGEVVDAKELMFFHAEFFHYANNFSVPEAGDYTLRATLQPPSSPRHGESVEELTLLEPATVTFEDVRLEPAAP, from the coding sequence ATGCCCCAGCACCGACCTCTCGCCGTCACCGCCGCGCTCGCCGCCCTGCTCCTGGCCGGCTGCGGCGCCGAGGAGGCCCAGGCGCCCGCGCCCGGGACCACGACCGCCGCCCCCACGACCACGACCCCCGCCGCCGAGGGCACCGCCCCGGCCGGGGAGGTGCCCCAGGGCGTGGCCGCCCAGTACGCCGTCCTGGACGAGGAGGTCGCCGCCGAGGGCGGCCGCACGAGCTCCGGGGACTGGGAGGTCGCCTACATCGTGGAACCGGCCGAGGCCTGGTTCGAGACCACCGGGGGCGAGCCGACCCGGCGCGCACCGGCCGAGGGCGAGACCCACCACCTGGAGATCATCCCGATCGACGCGGCCACCGGCCGGATCGTGCCCGACGTCCCGGTCCGGCTGGAGGTCCTCGACGAGAACGGCGAGGTCGTGGACGCGAAGGAGCTGATGTTCTTCCACGCCGAGTTCTTCCACTACGCCAACAACTTCAGCGTTCCCGAGGCCGGCGACTACACCCTGCGCGCCACCCTGCAGCCGCCGAGCTCGCCGCGGCACGGGGAGAGCGTCGAGGAGCTGACCCTGCTGGAGCCGGCGACCGTGACCTTCGAGGACGTCCGCCTGGAACCGGCCGCCCCCTGA
- a CDS encoding excalibur calcium-binding domain-containing protein — MRRSAAGAALITAVGFSALSLTPATAAVLPFPDCDAAAAAGIHNIPADSPAYAPALDSDSDGIGCESPIHAYDAAKVAQIVATDEQVAQLPPHTGIISGPGGTGVDQSTGGGTNAGMNVDSGVAAPPADGTAATAVAGGLVLAAAGGGLLLRRRARSA, encoded by the coding sequence ATGAGACGAAGCGCAGCAGGCGCCGCACTGATCACCGCCGTCGGGTTCTCGGCCCTGAGCCTCACCCCGGCCACCGCCGCGGTGCTGCCGTTCCCCGACTGTGACGCCGCCGCAGCCGCCGGCATCCACAACATCCCCGCCGACAGCCCTGCCTACGCCCCCGCCCTGGACAGCGACTCCGACGGCATCGGCTGCGAGAGCCCGATCCACGCCTACGACGCCGCGAAGGTGGCGCAGATCGTGGCCACGGACGAGCAGGTCGCGCAGCTGCCCCCGCACACCGGGATCATCTCCGGACCCGGGGGCACCGGCGTGGATCAGTCGACCGGGGGCGGGACGAACGCCGGGATGAACGTCGACTCCGGCGTCGCCGCCCCGCCCGCGGACGGCACCGCGGCCACCGCGGTGGCCGGCGGCCTGGTCCTGGCCGCGGCCGGGGGCGGGCTCCTGCTGCGCCGGCGCGCCCGGTCGGCCTAG
- a CDS encoding YdeI/OmpD-associated family protein, with protein sequence MTTTEDHGAGAAGTVPARPDPSGERPTGHDQDVPGGVVHALPADLREALTADAAVLSAWRDITPLARNEFICWVDDAKQQATRQRRIRRTGEELAEGMRRPCCWPGCAHRERTGR encoded by the coding sequence ATGACGACGACGGAGGACCACGGGGCCGGTGCGGCGGGCACGGTCCCTGCCCGCCCGGACCCGTCCGGCGAACGCCCCACGGGGCACGACCAGGACGTGCCCGGCGGGGTCGTCCACGCGCTGCCGGCGGACCTGCGCGAGGCGCTGACCGCCGACGCCGCGGTGCTCTCCGCCTGGCGGGACATCACGCCCCTGGCCCGCAACGAGTTCATCTGCTGGGTCGACGACGCCAAGCAGCAGGCGACCCGGCAGCGCCGCATCCGCCGGACCGGGGAGGAGCTCGCGGAGGGCATGCGCCGGCCCTGCTGCTGGCCGGGGTGCGCGCACCGCGAGCGCACCGGCAGGTGA
- a CDS encoding sugar phosphate isomerase/epimerase family protein codes for MPQLSMNVTTTFHGNVVNDIAVAKAAGYGGIELQSPKLYRYLDAGYSPESLLPHLEGLQVTGLGAVLDLERQGQARAGFLAEVSRMAGVAEVLGAPILQLCTGPVDWNVAKDFKAGKLGPEDPRYRGTLGLSEDEALDAAAANVREAADIAAGHGLELYLEPLAWSNLNRHRHSLQIIERAGRENVGIALDTWHYWTTGDTLEEVAATPKELIKAAHISDGLDLDREHDVPDQSVHRNVVIGGGAIPLQEWIDAIKSTGYEGWWVSEMFSDKANEHDFLKVATTMRNLLDIMTS; via the coding sequence ATGCCCCAGCTGTCGATGAACGTCACGACGACGTTCCACGGCAACGTCGTCAACGACATCGCCGTGGCCAAGGCCGCGGGCTACGGCGGGATCGAGCTGCAGAGCCCGAAGCTCTACCGCTACCTCGACGCCGGCTACTCCCCCGAGTCGCTGCTGCCGCACCTGGAGGGTCTTCAGGTCACCGGGCTCGGCGCGGTGCTCGACCTCGAGCGCCAGGGTCAGGCCCGCGCCGGCTTCCTCGCCGAGGTGTCGCGGATGGCGGGTGTCGCCGAGGTGCTGGGCGCGCCGATCCTGCAGCTGTGCACCGGGCCCGTGGACTGGAACGTGGCGAAGGACTTCAAGGCCGGGAAGCTCGGCCCCGAGGACCCCCGCTACCGCGGGACACTGGGGCTGAGCGAGGACGAGGCGCTGGACGCGGCCGCGGCCAACGTCCGGGAGGCCGCCGACATCGCGGCCGGCCACGGCCTGGAGCTCTACCTGGAGCCGCTGGCCTGGTCGAACCTCAACCGGCACCGCCACTCGCTTCAGATCATCGAGCGCGCCGGGCGCGAGAACGTCGGCATCGCCCTGGACACCTGGCACTACTGGACCACCGGCGACACCCTCGAGGAGGTCGCCGCCACCCCGAAGGAGCTCATCAAGGCCGCGCACATCTCCGACGGGCTCGACCTCGACCGTGAGCACGACGTGCCGGACCAGAGCGTGCACCGCAACGTCGTCATCGGCGGCGGGGCGATCCCGCTGCAGGAGTGGATCGACGCGATCAAGTCCACCGGCTACGAGGGGTGGTGGGTCTCGGAGATGTTCAGCGACAAGGCCAACGAGCACGACTTCCTCAAGGTCGCCACCACCATGCGCAACCTGCTCGACATCATGACCTCGTGA
- a CDS encoding fumarylacetoacetate hydrolase family protein: MAETTPDSAGTTGPVDFTDRAHRPGKVIALHLNYPSRIAQRGRSPKFPGYFLKAGTSIARTGDTIERPAGTELLAYEGEIALVIGQTCRRVRPEDGWSKVSGVTAANDWGLYDLRHADKGSNVKNKSGDGYTPLGPEVIAADRVDPAGLRVRTWVNGELVQEDTTEDLVFPFGRLVADLSQLMTLEEGDVILTGTPAGSSVARPGDVVEVEVDAPGAPGAPSSGRLVTRVVAGEHAMAPYGAQPQVDDTQREEAWGSREAAGLPPVQEAGGGAEESDHYVPATPRPDRTLLTDELRAKIDATAVATITAQLRKKGIDNATIDGVRPTHPGRRILGYAKTLRYVPNREDLFTAHGGGFNAQKRAMDSVQPDDVVVMEARGERGTGTLGDVLALRARVRGAAAVITDGGVRDSAAVAEVGIQVYSNGAHPAVLGRRHVPWEVGGTIACGGTTVQPGDIVIGDDDGVVVVPPSLLEEVVEAAHEQEQQDAWVYDRVAEGHPVDGLFPPNAEWKQKYEQYRASRQRAERP; this comes from the coding sequence ATGGCAGAGACGACACCGGATTCCGCCGGGACCACCGGGCCCGTTGACTTCACCGACAGGGCGCACCGCCCCGGGAAGGTCATCGCCCTGCACCTGAACTACCCCTCCCGCATCGCCCAGCGGGGCCGCTCCCCGAAGTTCCCCGGCTACTTCCTCAAGGCAGGGACCTCGATCGCCCGGACCGGCGACACGATCGAGCGCCCGGCCGGCACCGAGCTGCTGGCCTACGAGGGGGAGATCGCCCTGGTCATCGGGCAGACGTGCCGCCGCGTGCGCCCGGAGGACGGCTGGTCCAAGGTCTCCGGCGTGACCGCCGCCAACGACTGGGGCCTCTACGACCTGCGGCACGCGGACAAGGGCTCCAACGTCAAGAACAAGTCCGGGGACGGCTACACGCCCCTGGGCCCGGAGGTCATCGCGGCCGACCGGGTCGACCCCGCCGGGCTGCGCGTGCGCACCTGGGTCAACGGCGAGCTCGTCCAGGAGGACACCACCGAGGACCTCGTCTTCCCGTTCGGCCGGCTGGTCGCCGACCTCTCCCAGCTGATGACGCTGGAGGAGGGCGACGTCATCCTGACCGGCACGCCGGCCGGGTCCTCCGTGGCCCGGCCCGGCGACGTCGTCGAGGTGGAGGTGGACGCGCCCGGGGCGCCCGGGGCGCCCTCCAGCGGCCGCCTGGTCACCCGCGTGGTGGCGGGGGAGCACGCCATGGCCCCGTACGGGGCGCAGCCTCAGGTCGACGACACCCAGCGGGAGGAGGCGTGGGGCTCCCGCGAGGCCGCCGGCCTGCCGCCGGTCCAGGAGGCCGGGGGCGGCGCGGAGGAGAGCGACCACTACGTGCCCGCCACCCCGCGCCCGGACCGCACCCTGCTCACCGACGAGCTGCGGGCCAAGATCGACGCGACGGCGGTGGCCACCATCACCGCGCAGCTGCGGAAGAAGGGCATCGACAACGCCACGATCGACGGTGTGCGCCCCACCCACCCCGGCCGGCGCATCCTCGGCTACGCCAAGACCCTGCGCTACGTGCCCAATCGCGAGGACCTCTTCACGGCCCACGGCGGCGGGTTCAACGCGCAGAAGCGCGCCATGGACTCGGTGCAGCCCGACGACGTGGTGGTCATGGAGGCCCGCGGTGAGAGGGGCACCGGCACGCTCGGCGACGTCCTGGCCCTGCGCGCCCGGGTGCGCGGCGCCGCCGCCGTGATCACCGACGGCGGGGTCCGCGACTCCGCCGCCGTCGCCGAGGTCGGCATCCAGGTCTACTCCAACGGCGCGCACCCGGCCGTGCTGGGCCGCCGCCACGTGCCCTGGGAGGTGGGCGGCACCATCGCCTGCGGCGGCACCACGGTGCAGCCGGGCGACATCGTCATCGGCGACGACGACGGCGTCGTCGTCGTGCCGCCGTCGCTGCTCGAGGAGGTCGTCGAGGCCGCCCACGAGCAGGAGCAGCAGGACGCCTGGGTGTACGACCGCGTGGCCGAGGGCCACCCGGTGGACGGGCTGTTCCCGCCCAACGCCGAGTGGAAGCAGAAGTACGAGCAGTACCGGGCGTCCCGGCAGCGGGCGGAGCGGCCCTGA
- the hpaE gene encoding 5-carboxymethyl-2-hydroxymuconate semialdehyde dehydrogenase, producing MNTQNTATDARTWAPADLPEKIQHYIDGEHVDSIDGDTFEVLDPVTNEAYITAASGKVADVDAAVAAAKDAFENGPWPGMLPRERSRVLHRIADIVETRGQALAEMECYDTGLPIKQALGQARRAAENFRFFADLIVAQHDDAFKVPGRQVNYVNRKPIGVAGLITPWNTPFMLESWKLGPALATGNTVVLKPAEFTPLSASLWPGIFEEAGLPKGVFNIVHGFGEEGYAGDSLVKHPDVPLISFTGESRTGQIIFGNAAPHLKGLSMELGGKSPAVVFADADLDAAIDATIFGVFSLNGERCTAGSRILVQRGVYDEFVERYSAQAQRVRVGLPHDESTEVGALVHPEHFEKVMSYVEIGKGEARLTAGGGRPEEFPEGNFIRPTVFADVAPDARIFQEEIFGPVVAITPFDTDEEALALANNTKYGLAAYIWTNDLKRAHNFAQNVEAGMVWLNSNNVRDLRTPFGGVKASGLGHEGGYRSIDFYTDQQAVHINLGEVHNPVFGRQEQAAEKLQA from the coding sequence GTGAACACCCAGAACACCGCGACCGACGCCCGCACCTGGGCCCCGGCCGACCTGCCCGAGAAGATCCAGCACTACATCGACGGCGAGCACGTCGACTCGATCGACGGCGACACCTTCGAGGTGCTGGACCCGGTGACCAACGAGGCCTACATCACCGCCGCCTCGGGCAAGGTCGCCGACGTCGACGCCGCCGTCGCCGCCGCCAAGGACGCCTTCGAGAACGGTCCCTGGCCGGGCATGCTCCCGCGGGAGCGCTCCCGCGTGCTGCACCGGATCGCCGACATCGTCGAGACCCGCGGCCAGGCCCTGGCCGAGATGGAGTGCTACGACACCGGCCTGCCGATCAAGCAGGCCCTCGGGCAGGCCCGCCGCGCCGCGGAGAACTTCCGCTTCTTCGCGGACCTGATCGTCGCCCAGCACGACGACGCCTTCAAGGTCCCCGGCCGGCAGGTCAACTACGTCAACCGCAAGCCGATCGGCGTCGCCGGGCTGATCACCCCGTGGAACACCCCGTTCATGCTCGAGTCCTGGAAGCTGGGCCCGGCCCTGGCCACCGGCAACACCGTGGTCCTCAAGCCGGCCGAGTTCACCCCGCTCTCCGCCTCCCTGTGGCCGGGCATCTTCGAGGAGGCCGGCCTGCCGAAGGGCGTGTTCAACATCGTCCACGGCTTCGGCGAGGAGGGCTACGCCGGCGACTCGCTGGTCAAGCACCCGGACGTGCCGCTGATCTCCTTCACCGGCGAGTCCCGCACCGGCCAGATCATCTTCGGCAACGCCGCCCCGCACCTCAAGGGGCTGTCCATGGAGCTGGGCGGGAAGTCCCCGGCCGTCGTCTTCGCGGACGCCGACCTGGACGCCGCCATCGACGCGACGATCTTCGGCGTCTTCTCCCTCAACGGCGAGCGCTGCACCGCCGGCTCGCGCATCCTCGTCCAGCGCGGGGTCTACGACGAGTTCGTGGAGCGCTACTCCGCCCAGGCCCAGCGCGTGCGGGTCGGCCTGCCGCACGACGAGAGCACCGAGGTCGGCGCCCTCGTGCACCCGGAGCACTTCGAGAAGGTCATGTCCTACGTGGAGATCGGCAAGGGCGAGGCCCGCCTGACCGCCGGCGGCGGGCGCCCCGAGGAGTTCCCGGAGGGCAACTTCATCCGCCCGACCGTCTTCGCCGACGTGGCCCCGGACGCCCGGATCTTCCAGGAGGAGATCTTCGGCCCGGTCGTGGCCATCACCCCGTTCGACACGGACGAGGAGGCGCTGGCGCTGGCCAACAACACCAAGTACGGACTGGCCGCCTACATCTGGACCAACGACCTCAAGCGGGCCCACAACTTCGCCCAGAACGTCGAGGCCGGCATGGTCTGGCTGAACTCCAACAACGTCCGCGACCTGCGCACCCCGTTCGGCGGCGTCAAGGCCTCGGGCCTGGGCCACGAGGGCGGCTACCGCTCGATCGACTTCTACACCGACCAGCAGGCCGTGCACATCAACCTGGGCGAGGTCCACAACCCGGTCTTCGGCCGCCAGGAGCAGGCCGCCGAGAAGCTGCAGGCCTGA
- the hpaD gene encoding 3,4-dihydroxyphenylacetate 2,3-dioxygenase, producing MTHLDDRTMTSSGFYVSQEAPIAADNPVPTPSAPAPDILRCAYMELVVTDLQRSRDFYVDVLGLTVTEEDGDTVYLRSLEEFIHHNLVLRQGPVAAVAAFSYRVRTPEDLEKAVAFYEELGCRVERRPEGFTKGIGDSVRVEDPLGFPYEFFHEVEHVERLAWRYDLYTPGSLVRLDHFNQVTPDVPRATKFMQDLGFRVTEDIQDDNGTVYAAWMRRKPTVHDTAMTGGDGPRMHHVAFATHEKHNILAICDKLGALRMSDMIERGPGRHGVSNAFYLYLRDPDGHRVEIYTQDYYTGDPDNPVVTWDVHDNQRRDWWGNPVVPSWYTEASLVLDLDGNPKEVVARTDDSEMEVTIGADGFSYTRAGDESGSYKGEAAKGFKIGNQL from the coding sequence ATGACCCACCTCGACGACCGGACGATGACGTCCTCGGGCTTCTACGTCTCGCAGGAGGCCCCCATCGCCGCCGACAACCCCGTCCCGACCCCCTCCGCCCCGGCCCCCGACATCCTGCGCTGCGCCTACATGGAGCTCGTGGTCACCGACCTGCAGCGCTCGCGCGACTTCTACGTGGACGTGCTCGGGCTGACCGTGACCGAGGAGGACGGGGACACTGTCTACCTGCGCTCGCTGGAGGAGTTCATCCACCACAACCTGGTGCTGCGCCAGGGCCCGGTGGCCGCCGTCGCCGCCTTCTCCTACCGCGTCCGCACCCCGGAGGACCTGGAGAAGGCCGTGGCCTTCTACGAGGAGCTGGGCTGCCGCGTGGAGCGCCGCCCGGAGGGCTTCACCAAGGGCATCGGCGACTCCGTGCGGGTCGAGGACCCCCTGGGCTTCCCCTACGAGTTCTTCCACGAGGTCGAGCACGTCGAGCGCCTGGCCTGGCGCTACGACCTGTACACCCCCGGCTCCCTGGTCCGCCTGGACCACTTCAACCAGGTCACCCCGGACGTGCCGCGGGCCACCAAGTTCATGCAGGACCTGGGCTTCCGGGTCACGGAGGACATCCAGGACGACAACGGCACCGTGTACGCGGCCTGGATGCGCCGCAAGCCCACCGTGCACGACACCGCCATGACCGGCGGCGACGGCCCGCGCATGCACCACGTGGCCTTCGCGACCCACGAGAAGCACAACATCCTGGCGATCTGCGACAAGCTCGGCGCGCTGCGCATGTCCGACATGATCGAGCGCGGCCCCGGCCGCCACGGCGTCTCCAACGCCTTCTACCTCTACCTCCGGGACCCGGACGGGCACCGCGTGGAGATCTACACGCAGGACTACTACACGGGCGACCCCGACAACCCGGTCGTCACCTGGGACGTGCACGACAACCAGCGCCGCGACTGGTGGGGCAACCCGGTCGTGCCGTCCTGGTACACCGAGGCCTCCCTGGTGCTGGACCTGGACGGCAACCCGAAGGAGGTCGTGGCCCGCACCGACGACTCCGAGATGGAGGTCACCATCGGCGCCGACGGGTTCTCCTACACCCGCGCCGGCGACGAGTCCGGCAGCTACAAGGGCGAGGCCGCCAAGGGCTTCAAGATCGGCAACCAGCTCTGA
- a CDS encoding GntR family transcriptional regulator, translated as MTAVPHAGPAPGERGAPAAPSKADTAYRSILEGVQQGRFAPGSRLVLAQLAAELGMSVVPVREAVRRLQQDGLVAYERNVGATVVGIDPVEYRYTMETLALVEGFSTAQCAPLVTDEELQRAREINRRMRRALEDFDPVEFTELNKQFHSTLYEHHQNAHILDLVHRGWNRLAALRSSTFAYVPGRAQASVEEHDRLLDLIAEKAPFEVVEAAARQHRMNTLDAYLAALPAGTGTG; from the coding sequence ATGACCGCCGTCCCGCACGCCGGCCCCGCCCCGGGGGAGCGGGGCGCCCCCGCGGCGCCGTCCAAGGCGGACACGGCCTACCGGTCCATCCTGGAGGGCGTGCAGCAGGGCCGCTTCGCCCCGGGCAGCCGCCTCGTGCTGGCCCAGCTGGCCGCCGAGCTGGGCATGTCCGTGGTGCCCGTGCGCGAGGCGGTCCGGCGGCTGCAGCAGGACGGACTGGTCGCCTACGAGCGCAACGTGGGCGCCACCGTGGTGGGCATCGACCCGGTGGAGTACCGCTACACCATGGAGACGCTGGCGCTGGTGGAGGGCTTCTCCACCGCCCAGTGCGCCCCGCTGGTCACGGACGAGGAGCTGCAGCGCGCCCGGGAGATTAACCGGCGGATGCGCCGGGCGCTCGAGGACTTCGACCCGGTGGAGTTCACCGAGCTCAACAAGCAGTTCCACTCCACGCTCTACGAGCACCACCAGAACGCGCACATCCTGGACCTGGTGCACCGGGGCTGGAACCGCCTGGCCGCCCTGCGCTCCTCCACCTTCGCCTACGTCCCCGGACGGGCGCAGGCCTCGGTGGAGGAGCACGACCGGCTGCTGGACCTCATCGCCGAGAAGGCGCCCTTCGAGGTCGTCGAGGCCGCCGCCCGCCAGCACCGGATGAACACCCTCGACGCCTACCTCGCCGCGCTGCCCGCCGGCACCGGGACGGGCTGA